One Faecalicatena sp. Marseille-Q4148 DNA window includes the following coding sequences:
- a CDS encoding ABC transporter ATP-binding protein, translating into MSVLQTIDLKKYYGTEPNITRALDGVNFSVEDGEFVAVVGTSGSGKSTLLHMMGGLDTPTSGNVIVRDKELSKMNDEQLTIFRRRNIGFIFQNYNLVPILNVYENIVLPVELGGDTVDQKFLDEIVHLLGLKDKLKNMPNNLSGGQQQRVAIARALITKPAIVLADEPTGNLDSKTSAEVLGLIKRTSAEFRQTVVMITHNDDIARLADRIVRIEDGKIVE; encoded by the coding sequence ATGAGTGTTTTACAGACCATCGACCTGAAAAAATATTACGGCACAGAGCCGAACATCACCCGCGCCCTTGACGGCGTGAACTTCTCTGTGGAGGACGGCGAGTTTGTGGCCGTTGTGGGAACCTCCGGCAGCGGCAAGTCTACCCTGCTTCACATGATGGGCGGGCTGGACACCCCTACTTCCGGCAATGTGATTGTCCGGGACAAAGAGCTGTCGAAAATGAACGACGAACAGCTTACCATCTTCCGCCGCCGCAACATCGGCTTTATCTTCCAGAACTATAACCTTGTTCCCATCCTGAATGTGTATGAGAACATCGTCCTGCCGGTGGAGCTAGGCGGGGACACGGTGGATCAGAAGTTTTTGGACGAGATCGTTCACCTGCTGGGGCTGAAAGATAAACTGAAAAATATGCCGAACAATCTTTCCGGCGGACAGCAGCAGCGTGTGGCGATTGCCCGCGCCTTGATTACCAAACCGGCTATTGTGCTGGCCGACGAGCCGACCGGCAACCTTGACAGCAAGACCAGTGCCGAGGTGCTGGGGCTTATCAAGCGTACCAGTGCGGAGTTCCGGCAAACTGTTGTGATGATTACCCACAATGACGACATAGCCCGCCTTGCAGATCGGATTGTCCGCATTGAGGACGGCAAGATTGTGGAATAA
- a CDS encoding cysteine-rich KTR domain-containing protein, whose protein sequence is MEKTEFIRCPVCGNKTRDKIREDTILKNFPLFCPKCKSECLIDIEQFHITVIKAPDAQPQSR, encoded by the coding sequence ATGGAGAAAACAGAGTTCATCCGCTGCCCAGTCTGCGGGAATAAAACACGCGACAAAATCCGGGAAGATACCATTCTAAAAAATTTTCCTCTCTTTTGTCCAAAATGCAAAAGTGAATGTCTAATCGACATTGAGCAATTCCATATAACCGTTATCAAAGCGCCAGACGCACAGCCGCAGAGCCGATAA
- a CDS encoding ABC-2 transporter permease, whose product MSNILKSTKLDIALVKPYFKTICFTLLLPIVFAAINRSLLTGVSFAMCFIAMTTGYTFSITEKNSMDRLFGILPVRKSELVIGRYVFVLAMGLLSLIISLIAQPLVLKVLGETVGVFDIVTAAIAGVFLFALYTVFQIPGYYKYGSIKGRVFMYIPVAGFLVTLLLLSKMPAIGNSIISVVESSPILLVFLAVFAIVVMYAVSIFLSIRVMKNKEM is encoded by the coding sequence ATGAGTAATATTTTGAAATCCACAAAATTAGATATTGCATTGGTAAAACCATATTTTAAGACGATTTGCTTTACCCTGCTCCTGCCGATTGTGTTTGCCGCAATCAATCGTTCTTTGCTGACAGGGGTATCATTTGCTATGTGCTTTATTGCCATGACGACGGGATATACCTTTTCCATCACAGAAAAAAACAGCATGGATCGTCTGTTTGGTATTTTACCTGTTCGTAAAAGCGAGCTTGTGATCGGACGCTATGTTTTTGTCCTTGCAATGGGGCTTCTTTCCTTGATTATTTCTTTGATTGCACAGCCGCTTGTCTTGAAAGTACTGGGTGAAACAGTTGGCGTATTTGATATTGTAACTGCCGCTATTGCAGGAGTATTCTTATTTGCACTCTATACCGTGTTCCAGATTCCGGGATATTACAAGTACGGCTCAATCAAAGGACGGGTATTTATGTATATTCCAGTGGCCGGTTTTTTGGTGACTTTACTTCTTCTCTCTAAAATGCCAGCTATCGGGAACTCAATTATTTCAGTCGTTGAATCTTCTCCGATACTTCTCGTTTTCCTTGCGGTTTTTGCTATTGTCGTGATGTATGCGGTTTCAATCTTCTTGTCCATTCGGGTTATGAAGAATAAGGAAATGTGA
- a CDS encoding ABC transporter ATP-binding protein translates to MTNYLEVTNLSKSFDSFQLHNISFTLPKGYIMGLIGPNGSGKTTTIKLILNMLKRTGGTVKVMGLDNIAEEQKVKSELGVVFDTNYFSDDWKVSQVEKSISVFYPNWDSQKFADMLRKFHIAPTKKVKELSKGMQMKLMLACAFSYDAKLLILDEPTSGLDPVSRDELLKILSEYIEDGEHSVLFSTHITGDLERAADYITYISYGELFFTGSKDDFVDMFRIVKGGIEELSDDLKNKAAGIRTFPTGFEALMKTEDISGFPNLTVDPATIDEIVVFTSKKGDDYE, encoded by the coding sequence ATGACTAATTATTTAGAGGTAACGAATCTTTCAAAATCTTTTGATTCTTTTCAACTTCACAATATCAGCTTTACTTTGCCAAAGGGATATATTATGGGCTTGATCGGCCCGAATGGTTCTGGCAAAACAACGACAATCAAACTGATTTTGAATATGCTCAAGCGCACCGGCGGCACAGTCAAAGTGATGGGGCTGGATAATATCGCAGAAGAACAAAAAGTAAAATCAGAGCTGGGCGTTGTTTTCGATACAAATTATTTCAGTGATGATTGGAAAGTGTCGCAGGTTGAAAAATCCATTTCGGTATTTTATCCAAATTGGGACAGCCAGAAATTTGCGGATATGTTACGGAAATTTCACATTGCACCAACCAAAAAGGTAAAAGAACTTTCCAAAGGTATGCAGATGAAGTTAATGCTTGCCTGTGCGTTTTCATACGACGCCAAATTGCTGATCCTTGACGAACCGACCAGTGGACTTGACCCGGTTTCCAGAGATGAACTTTTGAAAATTCTTTCAGAGTATATTGAAGATGGCGAGCATAGTGTTTTGTTCTCCACCCATATCACAGGCGATTTGGAGCGTGCAGCCGATTATATTACCTACATCAGTTATGGCGAGCTGTTTTTTACTGGCAGCAAAGATGATTTTGTAGATATGTTCCGCATTGTAAAAGGTGGAATTGAGGAACTGTCCGATGATCTGAAAAATAAGGCGGCTGGTATTCGTACATTCCCTACGGGATTTGAGGCTCTGATGAAAACCGAAGATATTAGCGGTTTCCCTAACCTGACCGTTGATCCTGCCACCATTGATGAAATTGTAGTGTTTACAAGCAAGAAAGGTGACGATTATGAGTAA
- a CDS encoding GntR family transcriptional regulator, with product MKLIISNVSGVPIYEQIKQQIKAAILSGELQAEETLPSLRTLAKDLKISVLTVTKAYTELEQEGFVKNVQGRGCFVMGSGSELIKEQLICKVENNLTEAIKAARMANLSTEELHRLLDILTEVKTDD from the coding sequence ATGAAACTGATTATTTCAAATGTATCTGGCGTCCCCATATACGAGCAGATTAAACAGCAGATCAAGGCGGCTATTTTATCTGGCGAGCTTCAAGCCGAAGAAACTTTGCCCTCCCTTAGAACACTTGCCAAAGACTTAAAGATCAGCGTCTTAACAGTGACAAAGGCATACACAGAATTAGAGCAAGAGGGCTTTGTTAAAAATGTGCAGGGGCGTGGATGTTTCGTAATGGGGTCTGGTTCAGAACTGATTAAGGAGCAGCTTATTTGCAAAGTAGAAAACAATCTCACCGAAGCAATAAAAGCTGCAAGAATGGCAAATCTATCCACAGAGGAATTACATCGCCTTTTGGACATTTTAACGGAGGTAAAAACAGATGACTAA
- a CDS encoding Lar family restriction alleviation protein — translation MNEQKQYVCPWCGGKDVVEGIQSTYAKVQPNKALTLKGENLIHVICKNCGTAVRSYVENPQVLE, via the coding sequence ATGAATGAGCAGAAACAGTATGTTTGCCCGTGGTGTGGTGGCAAAGATGTTGTTGAGGGGATTCAATCCACTTATGCAAAAGTTCAACCAAATAAAGCTTTGACACTTAAAGGCGAAAATTTGATTCATGTAATTTGCAAAAATTGTGGTACAGCAGTTCGTTCTTATGTAGAAAACCCTCAAGTCCTCGAATAA
- a CDS encoding ABC transporter permease, which translates to MMYAKLALENVKKSTKDYLIYIVTLTACISMFYAFLSISSNYYDPNIGAEFNLDILGDGIKYAILLITVLLMFLMQYVNHFMIQRRKREFAIQSIIGMEQSTIARLFFVESLIMGIFSLIVGIGLGGVFSQFITAMLLQMYHKPFEFSFMLFPDTIILTILFFCICFATVGLSQVRTIRKIKIIDMLNADRKNDILGTPHKWIYKLFPVNFVLYLLITFYNIRTLSYYFNGEFELVIKIWSAISIIVPILMLITHIRERFRRKEQNTVKQLFLIECIGLLELIILSILPVFKVYLAMPMDKGAFNVYMGFLFWCVVFGVSVFFVLFSNYLLVIKERQKYKEENLFFFGQLLSKLKSKTLSMTLICLTLTLSMALFFVTPLLVGWAQGFLEKRVPFDIQISSDYIGMQSGYIGIQSEKELPVTDYSFLDSFIEKNISVRDDCSFKTYFVNKTDFYNQLENSRKNASPITAISLSDYNHLLKMAGYDEISLRDHEFTTQWLSITPQDSISAYLEAHKSIKTDGGDLQLADISAHTVDLGEDFYNFQSVIYIVPDHICNKLTSANTFRYMMADKTISYDIAQELKSYFENSSLTDSLVTYNITMRTIEVNDNSAIIFIMQTGLTYSAIILFVTCFTILALQQLSDSGKYKYRFRVLRNMGVEEPHIRKLILKQLAVWFGVPVILALILSGAFLVFLFVGFHMQIAVYIGVQRLVQQLLIVLAILGVLLISYFISTWVLFNKSASA; encoded by the coding sequence ATGATGTACGCTAAATTAGCACTTGAAAATGTAAAGAAATCTACAAAAGACTATTTGATATATATTGTCACTCTGACGGCGTGTATATCTATGTTTTATGCTTTTCTTTCCATTTCCAGCAATTATTATGATCCGAATATAGGAGCAGAATTTAATTTAGATATATTAGGTGATGGAATAAAATATGCGATTCTATTGATTACCGTATTGCTGATGTTCCTTATGCAGTATGTAAACCACTTTATGATACAACGGCGAAAAAGAGAATTTGCAATTCAGAGTATTATTGGAATGGAGCAATCAACGATAGCTCGACTTTTCTTTGTAGAATCACTAATAATGGGAATTTTTTCGCTTATTGTGGGGATAGGATTAGGTGGTGTGTTTTCTCAATTCATTACTGCTATGCTGCTTCAAATGTATCATAAACCATTTGAATTTTCATTTATGCTTTTTCCAGATACAATCATTTTGACGATTCTATTTTTCTGCATATGTTTTGCGACAGTTGGTTTATCTCAAGTTCGCACGATACGAAAAATAAAGATAATTGATATGCTAAATGCAGATCGAAAAAATGATATATTGGGAACCCCCCACAAATGGATATACAAACTCTTTCCAGTAAATTTTGTCCTTTATCTGCTGATTACCTTTTATAATATTAGAACCCTGTCTTACTACTTTAACGGAGAATTTGAACTGGTAATCAAAATATGGTCTGCAATCAGCATTATTGTACCAATTCTGATGTTGATTACGCATATAAGGGAAAGATTCAGAAGAAAAGAACAAAACACAGTAAAGCAGCTCTTTTTGATTGAATGTATTGGCCTGTTGGAACTGATTATTCTTTCCATATTGCCAGTTTTCAAAGTGTACCTTGCAATGCCGATGGATAAAGGTGCTTTTAATGTTTATATGGGATTTCTGTTTTGGTGTGTTGTATTTGGAGTGAGTGTATTTTTCGTTTTGTTTAGTAATTACTTGTTGGTTATCAAAGAACGCCAGAAGTATAAAGAAGAAAATCTGTTCTTTTTTGGACAACTGTTATCTAAATTAAAATCGAAAACACTTTCAATGACTTTGATTTGCCTCACACTTACATTGTCCATGGCATTATTTTTTGTAACACCACTCCTTGTTGGATGGGCACAAGGTTTTTTGGAAAAAAGAGTTCCTTTTGATATACAGATTTCTTCGGACTACATTGGTATGCAGTCTGGTTATATCGGCATACAGTCCGAAAAAGAGCTGCCTGTAACGGATTATAGTTTTCTTGATTCTTTCATTGAAAAGAATATTTCTGTTCGTGATGATTGCTCTTTTAAGACATACTTTGTAAACAAAACTGACTTTTATAACCAACTGGAGAATAGCAGGAAAAATGCCTCACCCATCACAGCGATTTCTTTGTCCGACTATAACCATCTATTAAAGATGGCAGGTTATGATGAAATTTCTTTACGGGATCATGAATTTACAACCCAGTGGCTTTCCATAACGCCCCAAGATTCAATTTCGGCGTATCTTGAAGCTCACAAATCTATTAAAACTGATGGAGGCGATTTACAGCTTGCTGATATTTCTGCACATACAGTAGACTTAGGCGAAGATTTTTATAATTTTCAAAGTGTGATATATATTGTACCGGATCACATTTGCAATAAACTGACATCAGCTAATACATTCCGGTATATGATGGCAGATAAAACAATTTCTTATGATATTGCTCAAGAATTAAAATCATACTTTGAAAATTCAAGTCTTACTGATTCGCTTGTAACTTATAACATTACCATGCGGACAATCGAGGTTAATGATAATTCTGCTATTATTTTCATTATGCAAACTGGATTGACATATAGCGCAATCATCTTGTTTGTAACCTGTTTTACTATCTTGGCTTTGCAGCAATTATCAGATTCCGGGAAATACAAATATCGTTTTCGGGTTCTAAGAAATATGGGCGTTGAAGAACCCCATATACGAAAGTTGATTTTGAAACAATTAGCTGTATGGTTTGGTGTTCCGGTTATACTGGCCCTTATCTTGTCTGGCGCATTTCTTGTATTTTTGTTTGTAGGATTTCATATGCAGATTGCAGTGTATATCGGAGTACAGCGATTGGTACAGCAACTTTTGATCGTGTTGGCTATTTTGGGTGTCCTTTTAATTAGTTACTTTATTAGTACATGGGTCTTGTTTAATAAGTCTGCATCTGCCTGA
- a CDS encoding ABC transporter ATP-binding protein, which translates to MKEILKLDHIQKYYGNGGNVTKAIQDISFSVQEGEFVGIMGASGSGKTTLLNCISTIDTVSAGHIYLDGTDVTEINEKQIARFRRENLGFVFQDFNLLDTLTISENIALALTINKVPAGEIDGRVREMAGKLNITDILDKYPYQVSGGQKQRCACARAIINQPKLILADEPTGALDSHSSQALLSTIQSINESLDATILMVTHDAFSASYANRILFLRDGAIFTEILKGSDSRRVFFEKILDVLTMMGGGVNDVR; encoded by the coding sequence ATGAAAGAAATTTTGAAACTGGATCATATCCAAAAATATTACGGAAATGGCGGGAATGTTACAAAAGCAATTCAGGACATTAGCTTTTCCGTTCAGGAGGGAGAATTTGTAGGAATCATGGGAGCATCCGGTTCCGGCAAGACTACCCTGCTCAACTGTATTTCCACCATTGATACCGTCAGTGCGGGACATATCTATCTGGACGGAACCGATGTGACGGAAATCAACGAAAAACAGATTGCCCGGTTTCGTCGGGAGAATCTTGGATTTGTATTTCAGGATTTTAACCTGCTGGACACTCTGACAATCTCGGAAAACATTGCCTTGGCACTGACTATCAACAAGGTTCCCGCAGGCGAGATTGATGGGCGGGTGCGGGAAATGGCCGGAAAGCTGAATATCACGGATATTCTGGATAAATACCCCTATCAGGTGTCCGGCGGCCAGAAACAGCGGTGTGCCTGTGCCAGAGCTATTATCAACCAGCCTAAGCTGATCTTGGCGGACGAACCTACCGGCGCGTTAGACAGTCACTCGTCACAGGCCTTGCTCTCCACAATCCAGAGTATTAACGAAAGCCTTGACGCCACAATCCTGATGGTAACACACGACGCTTTTTCGGCAAGCTATGCCAATCGTATTCTCTTTTTAAGAGATGGTGCGATCTTCACGGAAATTCTCAAAGGCAGTGATTCTCGTAGGGTTTTCTTTGAAAAAATCTTGGATGTCCTTACCATGATGGGAGGGGGCGTGAATGATGTACGCTAA
- a CDS encoding sensor histidine kinase — MNSRRYWKNRLPFLLTNLVCMAALTVFLLVCGNSVSAVVLILIVWALILLTGLVLTYWKRKRQMKKLLDMAEQLSERYLISEVMELPEQAEDQVYYQLLKMAGKSMLEQIGEVERERLEYKEYIEQWIHEIKTPITAMKLLCENHRTDWTKELLLELEKTNRFTEQALYYARSEHTEKDYSVREMALSQVVHQAIADNKYLLLQGGMRLEVEEMQDTVYSDEKWVRFILNQLIANAVKYRTEQPVLRISTHKRQDQVILVVEDNGIGIAASDLPRIFEKGFTGQNGRMIQQSTGIGLYLCKRLCEKLGIGIAAESSEQGTAISLAFHINCLIHEVQG, encoded by the coding sequence ATGAACAGCAGACGATATTGGAAAAACAGGCTTCCATTTCTGCTGACGAACCTTGTTTGTATGGCTGCACTCACTGTATTTTTGCTGGTGTGCGGCAATTCGGTTTCCGCAGTAGTATTGATCCTGATTGTATGGGCATTGATTTTGCTGACGGGACTTGTCCTCACTTACTGGAAACGGAAGCGGCAGATGAAAAAACTTCTGGATATGGCGGAGCAGCTTTCCGAAAGATACCTTATTTCCGAAGTGATGGAGCTGCCGGAACAGGCCGAGGATCAGGTTTACTATCAGCTTTTGAAAATGGCTGGAAAATCCATGTTGGAACAGATTGGAGAAGTCGAGCGGGAACGCCTGGAGTACAAAGAATACATTGAGCAATGGATTCACGAAATCAAAACGCCCATTACTGCCATGAAACTCCTATGTGAAAACCACCGGACGGACTGGACAAAGGAACTTCTGCTGGAACTGGAAAAGACCAACCGCTTTACCGAACAAGCTCTTTATTACGCCCGCAGTGAGCATACAGAGAAAGATTATTCTGTCCGGGAAATGGCACTGTCCCAAGTGGTGCATCAGGCGATTGCAGATAATAAATATCTGCTGCTCCAAGGTGGTATGCGTCTGGAAGTGGAGGAAATGCAGGACACGGTTTATTCAGATGAAAAGTGGGTGCGCTTTATTCTGAACCAACTGATTGCCAATGCGGTCAAGTATCGTACGGAACAACCGGTTCTCCGCATTTCTACTCATAAACGGCAAGATCAGGTTATTCTTGTCGTGGAGGACAATGGAATCGGGATTGCTGCGTCCGATCTGCCCCGTATCTTTGAAAAGGGATTTACCGGTCAGAATGGTCGTATGATCCAGCAGTCCACAGGCATTGGCCTGTACCTATGCAAACGGCTCTGTGAAAAGCTGGGCATTGGCATTGCGGCAGAATCATCGGAACAAGGAACCGCCATTTCCCTGGCGTTTCACATCAACTGTCTGATCCATGAAGTGCAGGGCTGA
- a CDS encoding response regulator transcription factor codes for MKEKILIIEDDPLIRNELKTLLQSNSYKTVAPEDFSDVIDQIKAEQPHLIILDIKLPGTSGFSLCTEIRTFSEVPIIFVTSCNTDMDELNSIMLGGDAFITKPYNTAILLAKIASLLKKVYPTQQREQIVYGDAVLHLESSSLDYHGQSVELTKNELKILYYLFKNGGKICSRGDMIEYLWDNQLYVDDNALSVNINRIREKLAGIGLTDFIKTKHRQGYTI; via the coding sequence ATGAAAGAAAAAATATTGATAATAGAAGATGATCCGTTAATACGGAATGAATTGAAAACGCTGCTGCAAAGCAACAGCTATAAAACGGTGGCTCCGGAGGATTTTTCCGATGTGATCGATCAGATCAAAGCTGAGCAGCCACACTTGATTATACTGGACATCAAGCTACCGGGGACCAGTGGCTTTTCTCTCTGCACCGAGATTCGCACATTTTCCGAAGTGCCAATCATCTTTGTGACAAGCTGCAACACAGATATGGACGAGCTGAATAGCATTATGCTGGGCGGAGACGCTTTTATCACGAAGCCCTATAACACAGCGATCCTGCTTGCGAAAATTGCTTCTCTGCTGAAAAAAGTCTATCCCACACAGCAAAGGGAACAGATCGTCTATGGAGATGCGGTGCTGCATCTGGAATCCAGCAGTCTGGACTATCATGGACAGAGCGTAGAACTTACCAAGAACGAATTGAAAATTCTCTATTACCTGTTCAAGAACGGAGGAAAAATCTGTTCTCGTGGAGATATGATTGAATATTTATGGGATAATCAGCTATATGTGGATGACAATGCTTTGAGCGTCAATATCAACCGCATCCGGGAGAAACTGGCGGGCATCGGCCTGACGGATTTTATCAAGACAAAGCACCGACAGGGGTACACGATATGA
- a CDS encoding nuclear transport factor 2 family protein: MNEREKTIRLWFDMWLNQQDMGIDDIFTEDVIYTESWSPQYNNRKTVKHWFQEWNTRGKVVIWEIKQFFHKGDQTIVEWYFKNEMNNGSIEEFDGISLVEWIEDNRIKSLKEFGCNRNTYNPYQEGDTPQFRAEKANWF; the protein is encoded by the coding sequence ATGAATGAACGAGAAAAAACAATCCGATTATGGTTTGATATGTGGCTCAATCAGCAGGATATGGGGATTGATGATATTTTTACAGAAGATGTGATCTATACAGAAAGCTGGAGTCCCCAGTATAACAACCGAAAAACAGTAAAGCATTGGTTTCAGGAATGGAATACCCGTGGCAAGGTGGTTATTTGGGAAATCAAGCAATTTTTTCATAAGGGAGATCAAACGATTGTAGAGTGGTATTTCAAAAATGAAATGAACAATGGAAGTATAGAGGAATTTGATGGAATCTCGCTGGTTGAATGGATAGAGGATAATAGAATAAAGTCGTTGAAAGAATTTGGGTGTAATCGCAATACCTATAATCCATACCAGGAAGGCGATACCCCTCAATTCAGAGCAGAAAAAGCGAATTGGTTTTGA
- a CDS encoding DUF2812 domain-containing protein, translating to MSKKYYRFFGGLFTAQEHWLNKMSEKGYRLIRAEKMLYEFEACKPDQVKYCVEFIGQKSKADASDYHEFLEGMGYKVFYKNINLNYSVGKVRLRPWAEKGGRIATNATTFNRELLIVEKDNDGKPFELHTSYEDKENYYRNLRNPWLLILLMFAIFAVAKCSVVFGVLALVSLIPVLVYQTQVMQNKREGKTKEW from the coding sequence ATGAGCAAAAAGTATTATCGTTTCTTTGGCGGTTTGTTTACTGCCCAGGAACATTGGCTGAATAAAATGTCTGAAAAGGGCTATCGTTTGATTCGGGCGGAAAAAATGTTGTATGAATTTGAGGCGTGTAAACCGGATCAGGTAAAATACTGTGTAGAGTTTATCGGGCAAAAATCGAAGGCCGACGCGTCCGATTATCATGAGTTTTTAGAGGGGATGGGTTACAAAGTATTTTATAAAAACATCAACCTGAACTACTCTGTTGGTAAAGTACGCCTACGGCCATGGGCTGAAAAAGGCGGACGCATAGCAACAAATGCCACCACCTTTAATCGGGAATTGTTGATTGTAGAAAAAGATAATGACGGTAAGCCATTTGAACTTCATACTTCTTATGAGGACAAGGAAAACTATTACAGAAATCTGCGTAATCCGTGGCTGCTGATACTGCTCATGTTCGCAATATTTGCGGTTGCAAAATGTTCGGTAGTTTTTGGTGTGCTTGCCCTGGTTTCTCTGATTCCTGTTCTCGTATATCAAACCCAGGTTATGCAGAACAAACGCGAAGGTAAGACAAAAGAATGGTGA
- a CDS encoding PadR family transcriptional regulator, giving the protein MRDNAKGGALTEVTFFILLSLYTPKHGYAVMQFIEDNTKGRLTLGAGTLYGALNSLQEKGWIAPFGDSAGRKKEYLITTQGKEIAEKELIRLNELVGVANEIIGGAV; this is encoded by the coding sequence ATGCGAGACAATGCGAAAGGCGGTGCGCTCACAGAGGTGACATTCTTTATTTTGCTTTCCCTTTATACCCCGAAACATGGATATGCTGTCATGCAATTTATTGAAGATAATACAAAAGGGCGGCTTACGCTGGGGGCAGGTACTTTATATGGTGCGTTGAACTCGTTGCAGGAAAAAGGCTGGATTGCACCTTTTGGAGATAGTGCGGGACGGAAAAAAGAATATCTCATTACAACGCAAGGAAAAGAAATTGCAGAAAAGGAACTGATAAGGCTCAATGAACTTGTAGGCGTAGCTAATGAAATTATTGGAGGTGCAGTATGA
- a CDS encoding VanZ family protein, translating to MLSISDILIRSISGYVFIVPVLLLYFLYLKKSGRKQSFLHITAVFVFCYYLFGILTVAGIGYTSTMSFSPKISLIPFLGMITGPIDTILNLILFVPLGVFLPFLYKRYHHIKTVALTGFLFSLSVEIVQMFGWGSSDINDLIINTAGACLGYWIYYLLSKALPNNFRKKLQSENVNGTVEVLLFVIYIFMVMVTVQPWVIHDVLNIG from the coding sequence ATGTTATCAATTTCTGACATTCTTATCCGTTCAATTAGTGGGTATGTGTTTATAGTTCCAGTTCTCTTATTGTATTTTTTATATCTTAAAAAATCGGGAAGAAAACAAAGTTTTCTTCATATTACCGCTGTATTTGTGTTTTGCTATTATCTATTTGGAATTTTAACCGTAGCAGGTATTGGCTATACAAGCACAATGTCATTTAGTCCAAAGATTTCCCTGATTCCGTTTCTTGGTATGATAACCGGACCAATAGATACCATACTTAATTTAATTTTATTTGTACCGTTAGGAGTTTTCCTGCCATTTCTGTATAAAAGGTATCATCACATAAAGACCGTTGCATTAACTGGCTTTCTATTCTCTTTATCTGTTGAAATTGTTCAGATGTTTGGCTGGGGTTCATCGGATATAAATGACCTTATTATAAATACGGCTGGAGCCTGTTTGGGATATTGGATTTATTATCTGCTATCAAAAGCTTTGCCGAATAATTTTAGAAAAAAACTTCAATCTGAGAATGTTAATGGTACGGTCGAAGTACTTTTGTTTGTAATTTATATATTTATGGTTATGGTTACAGTTCAACCTTGGGTAATCCATGATGTACTGAACATCGGATAA